The following proteins come from a genomic window of Rutidosis leptorrhynchoides isolate AG116_Rl617_1_P2 chromosome 10, CSIRO_AGI_Rlap_v1, whole genome shotgun sequence:
- the LOC139872029 gene encoding transcription factor PCL1-like gives MGEEVRITDYDISGDDDNRVSEWEAGLPTVDDLMPLSHSLVPPELASAFSISPEPQRSMIDVNRASQNTLSNLRGQSVKQNSNRFTSFKSFGVDDDKGDEMMIIEGDETADLTGDGCSDSRKLRRVDSGGGGGGAVVGGGEEADSSARNLKRPRLVWTPQLHKRFVDVVAHLGVKNAVPKTIMQLMNVEGLTRENVASHLQKYRLYLKRMQGLSNEGPSLSDQLFASTPVPQSIHESSGNGNGNGNGNGNGNGNGNGNESGNGNGNGYGNMQIPLPYPPQIVHMPYPPPPQMVGQGGGYHHGYEMHAHPYNMMMQQRDWAGNKFGSVSPYQHRMTPNDK, from the coding sequence ATGGGAGAAGAAGTCAGAATCACCGATTACGATATCTCCGGCGACGATGACAATCGTGTATCTGAGTGGGAAGCCGGATTACCTACCGTTGACGATTTGATGCCGCTATCACACTCATTGGTTCCGCCGGAGCTCGCGTCGGCCTTCAGTATCTCGCCGGAGCCTCAACGGAGTATGATTGACGTCAATCGCGCTTCACAGAACACTCTATCGAATCTCAGAGGTCAGTCAGTGAAACAAAACTCGAATAGATTTACTAGTTTTAAATCGTTTGGTGTCGATGATGATAAAGGTGATGAGATGATGattatagaaggtgatgaaactgcTGATTTAACCGGTGACGGTTGTTCAGATTCTAGGAAATTGAGAAGAGTTGAtagtggtggtggcggtggtggaGCGGTTGTTGGAGGTGGTGAGGAAGCCGATTCGTCTGCGAGGAATTTGAAACGGCCTAGGTTAGTCTGGACACCGCAATTGCATAAGCGATTTGTGGACGTTGTTGCGCATTTAGGCGTTAAGAATGCGGTACCGAAAACGATTATGCAGTTGATGAATGTTGAAGGATTGACTAGAGAGAATGTAGCTAGTCATTTACAGAAGTATAGATTGTATTTAAAACGAATGCAAGGGTTATCGAATGAAGGACCTTCTTTATCAGATCAGTTATTTGCTTCAACTCCTGTACCTCAAAGCATACATGAATCTAGTGGGAATGGGAATGGGAATGGGAATGGAAATGGAAACGGGAATGGGAATGGGAACGGGAATGAGAGTGGAAATGGGAATGGGAATGGTTATGGGAATATGCAGATTCCGTTGCCTTATCCGCCACAAATAGTGCATATGCCTTATCCTCCACCACCGCAGATGGTGGGTCAAGGTGGTGGTTATCATCATGGGTATGAGATGCATGCTCATCCGTATAATATGATGATGCAGCAAAGAGATTGGGCTGGGAATAAATTTGGTTCAGTTTCGCCGTATCAGCATCGTATGACTCCTAATGATAAGTAG